A window of Kyrpidia spormannii genomic DNA:
TGGCCAACCTGGTGGCCCCGGAGCATCTCGAGTTGATGGTGGCGGATCCCCACCGCTGGCTCGGGATGATCGAATCGGCGGGGGCGGTGTTTCTCGGCCCCTGGAGTCCGGAGCCGGTGGGGGATTATTTTGCGGGGCCGAACCACGTCCTGCCCACCGGCGGGTCGGCCCGTTTTGCCTCACCCTTATCGGTGGACGATTTTGTCACGCGGATGAGCGTCATTCAGTACAGCGAGGCGGCCCTGCGGACCCAGGCGGCGAGGATCGCCCTTTTCGCCCGGGCGGAGGGGCTGGAGGCCCACGCCCAAGCCGTGGAAGCTCGCATGGAGCGGGGAGGGAGGGGCCGGGATGGCGCGGCGCGGTGAGATCCATCGGACCACGGGGGAGACGGACATCCGGCTGATGCTGGATTTGGACGGTGAGGGCCGGCGGAGTCTTGAGCTGCCGGTGCCTTTTTTGAAACATATGTTGGATCTTTTTGCGAAACATGGACGGTTCGATTTGACGGTCCAGGCCACCGGGGACACGGAAGTGGACGATCATCATACGGTGGAAGATATCGGGATTTGCCTGGGGGAGGCTTTCGCCCGGGCGGTGGGAGATAAGCGGGGGATTCGGCGGTACGGCACCCGCTATGCCCCGATGGACGAGACACTGGCCCGGGCGGTGGTGGATGTCAGCGGCCGGGGGATGTTGGTGTTCCGGGCGGATTTTCCGATGGAGCGCGTGGGGATTTTTTCCGTGGAACTGGTGGAGGAGTTTTTCCGGGCTTTCGCTCACCACGCCGGGGTGACGCTGCATTTGGAGGTTTTGTACGGGCGCAATGCCCACCATATGGTGGAAGGTCTGTTCAAGGCCTTTGCCGGCGCCTTGCGGGAAGCGGTGCTCCTGGACGGGCCGATGGAAGTCCCGTCGACGAAAGGGGTGTTATAGAAAGATGATCGCCGTTATCGATTATGGCATGGGGAATTTGCACAGTGTGGCCAAAGGGTTTGCCAAAGTCGGGGTCGAGGCCCGGGTCACCTCGGATCCCCGGGCGGTGGTCGAGGCGGATGGTGTGGTGCTGCCCGGCGTCGGCGCCTTTGGCGATGCGATGTTTAATCTTCGGCACCTCGGGATGTTGGACGCGATTCGGCGGGTGGTGAAAGAGGGACGCCCGCTGCTCGGCATTTGTCTGGGGATGCAGTTGCTGTTTTCGGAAAGCGAGGAGCACGGCCGTCACGTGGGGCTGCATCTGATTCCGGGAAAAGTGCGGCGCTTTCAGGGGGATTTTAAAATTCCCCACATGGGCTGGAACGATTTGACGATTCGCCGGCCGGACCACCCTCTGGTGGACGGGGTGAAAAATGGCGATTTTGTGTATTTTGTTCATTCGTATTATGCGGAGCCCCAGGATCCCGGGGTGGTGGTGGCAGATACTGACTACCACGTGCAAGTTCCGGCCATTGTGGCCAAGGATCAAGTGATGGGGATGCAGTTTCACCCGGAGAAGAGCAGCGATATCGGGCTGCGGATGTTGAGGAACTTCGCAGATCTGTGCGGCGAAAGGGTGGGGCAGGCGTGACGGAGTCGGCGGAATTCCAGTTGTATCCGGCCATCGACCTCTCGGATGGCCGGGCGGTGCGACTGCGCTACGGGGATTACGGGCAAATGACGGTGTACGGCGACGACCCGGTGGCGGTGGCCCGGCGGTGGCGGGACGAGGGGGCCGGGTGGCTGCACGTCGTGGATCTGGATGGTGCGAAGGAGGGCCATCCGATGCACCTTCCGCTGATCGGGCGGATGGTGGAGGCCGCGGGCCTGTCTGTCCAGGTCGGAGGCGGCATCCGGGACGGCGAGAGCCTGCGGGCCTTATTCTCCCTCGGGGTGGCCCGGTGTGTGCTCGGCACCGCGGCGCTGGAGAATCCGGTCTGGATGAAAGAGGTGCTGGCCGAATACGGGGAGCGCATTGTGGTGGGGCTGGACGCCCGGGACGGGAAGGTGGCGGTGAGGGGCTGGCTGCAGAACACCGGGGTGGCGGCGGTGGAGTTGGGCCGGCGCCTGAAAGAATGGGGTGCGCGAAGAGCGCTGTTCACCGACATCCGCCGGGACGGGGCTATGGCCGGGCCCAATGGCAGGGCGGCGGCGGAGTTGGCGGAAGAGACGGGACTGCTCGTGATTGCCTCGGGGGGCGTGCGGCATCTCGGGGACATTCAACGGCTCTACGCTCTGCGGCACCGCGGGGTGGCGGGAGCGGTGGCGGGCCGGGCTTTGTATACCGGGGATCTCTCTCTGAAAGAGGCCACGGCCTGGCTTCGGTCCGGTCCGACGGACCACGAAATGGAGGACGAGTGGGACGAGCCCTCCCCAGCCGAGGATGGCAGTGAAGGTGTTCGGTACGGCGGAGAGGGGGGACGGGTATGCTGACCCGGCGCATTGTTCCTTGTTTTGACGTAAAGAACGGTCGGGTGGTCAAGAACGTCAGCTTTTTGACGAACGAGCGGGATGCCGGAGATCCGGTGGAGTTGGCCCGGTATTACGATGAATCCGGGGCGGACGAACTGGTGCTGCTGGACATTTCCGCTTCGGTGGAAGGGCGCGCCACGATGGTGGATGTGGTGGCCCGGACGGCGGCCGAGGTGTTTATTCCCCTCACCGTGGGTGGAGGGATCACATCCGTAGACGACATTCGGGTGCTGCTCAAGGCCGGGGCGGACAAAGTGTCGATCAATACCGGCGCTGTGAAACACCCGCAGCTGGTGTTGGAAGCGGCCAAGCGCTACGGGCAGCAGTGCATCGTCGTGGCCATCGATGGAAAATACGACGGGCAAAAAGGGGATTGGGAGGTTCTGATCAACGGGGGGCGGACCCGAACCGGTCTTTCTGCCGTTGAGTGGGCGAAAAAAATGGAAAATCTCGGGGCGGGGGAGATTTTGTTGACCAGTTTTGATCAGGACGGACGGAAGGACGGGTATGACCTGACCTTTACCCGGGTGATCAGCGAATCGGTGAACATCCCCGTTATTGCATCGGGAGGAGCGGGGAAAAAGGAGCATTTTTATGAGGTGTTCACCAAGGGGAAAGCGGACGCCGCCCTGGCCGCGTCAATTTTTCATTTTAAGGAGACGACAATTCAAGAAGTAAAGCGCTACCTGAGGCAGAAGGGGGTGCCGGTGCGTTGATCGATCCCGAGGCGCTGTCCTTCGATGAAAAAGGGCTGATCCCGGCGGTGGTCCAAGACGCCCGGACCGGGGAGGTCCTGACGGTGGCGTATATGAATCGGGAGGCCCTGGAGCGCACCTTGGCCGAGAAGGAGACTTGGTTTTGGAGTCGCTCCCGGGCTGTCCTGTGGCACAAAGGGGAAACTTCGGGCAACACCCAGCGGGTGGTGGAGGTGCGGGTGGACTGCGACGGGGATGCCCTGTTGGTGCGGGTTGAACCTGCCGGCCCCGCCTGTCATACCGGGGAGCGGACCTGTTTTTACCGAAGCCTCGGGGAGCCGGACGAGGAGGAGGGGGCGGACAGGTCGCCGGGGGGGCCGCCGCAGACGGTCTTGGCTGAACTCTGGGAGACCATCGACGAGCGGTACCGCACCCGTCCGGAAGGGTCGTATACAACCTATTTGTTCGAGCAAGGGTTGGACAAGATTCTCAAAAAGATCGGCGAAGAGGCCACGGAGACCATCGTGGCGGCCAAGGGAAAGACCGGGGAGCCGGATTTGGCGGAGGTGCGCTACGAGTCGGCAGATCTGTTGTATCACCTGATGGTGTTGTGGCGCCAGGTCGGGCTGCAACCCGAGGAAGTGTGGGGGGAACTGCAGGGGCGCCACTTGGTCAAGGATGTCAGCCCCAGGAAAGGGCCGGGATTCAAGCGGCGGGATCAGTAGCCCGCCTTTTTTTTTTGCAGGTGGCCCGGCCGATTTGGCGACTGCCGGATGTCCGCGCGCAGGCCGGGCCGCTGCCGATTGCTTTGGCTGACTTCTAGTTGCCTTCCCGCGCGAATATGCATGGGGAAAAGGGCGGCCGGAGATGAAAACGGCCGCACGTCGACCCGAAGGGGGATCCTTGTGCTCGGGGTGGCCGTTTTGGGGTATGGAACCATGGGGCGGGTTCACGTGGAGGCGCTTCGCCGGATCCAAGGCGTTCGGGTGGTGGGCATCTACACCCGCCGACCGGTGCCGGGAGTCTGGCCGGCGCCCCGATACGATGAGATGAAGCCTTTGGTGGCGCGCAAAGATGTCCACGTGGTGGACATTTGTCTTCCGACCCACCTGCACCTGGAGGCGGTTCAGCTTGCGGCGGAGTGCGGCAAGCACATCTTTTTGGAAAAGCCTTTGGTCCGTCGCCCGGAACAGGTTCCGGCGATCCGGGATGCCATCAAGCGGGCGGGGGTTCAGTTGATGGTCGGCCACGTGTTGAGATTTTTTCCAGAGTATCAACAGTTACACCGAATTGCCCTGGCCCGGGGCGCGAAAGGGGTGGCCGGGGCCGCCCGGCGGTCTTCGATGCCGGCGGGGGAAGACGACTGGTACGGGGACGTGGGGAAGAGCGGAGGCGTAGTGCTGGATTTATCCATCCACGATTTTGATTTCTGCCGCTGGACCCTGGGGCCGGTGCGGGAGGTGTTCTGCCGGACGGCGGCGGGGGGACGGTACGCCCTCACAACTTTGGTGCACGACAATGGAAGTCTCTCTCACATCGAAGGGAGCTGGCTGGATGCCCCTGGCCTCACCATGGAATTCGAGCTGGCGGGGAAGGGGTACCTGCTCCAGTACAGCAGTGCGGCTGCGGTGCCCCTGCGGGTGTGGACCCGGGGGGATGACGGGGCGGCGGCCGGGGCTTTCCGGCTGCCCCTGGGGAAGACCCCGTATCAGCGGGAGCTCGAAGCTTTTTTCGACAGCCTGCGCCGGAACGAAGCACCTCCGGTGACCTGGGAAGCGGCATTGGAATCGGCGGCCGTGGCCTGGGCCGCCCTTCGTTCCGCGGAAAGCCGGCGGCCGGTATCCCCGAAAGAGGTGGTCTCATGAATCCCGTGCGGATGGCCGTTTTGTCCGGGGCCCATGTTCATGCGGACACCTACGTCTCCACCCTTCGGCAGCTTCCCGGGGCGGAGTTGGTGGGGATCTGGGATCACGTCCTTCACCGCGGCCGGGATCTGGCGGAACGTCACGGGGTGCTCTTTGAGGCGGATCTCGATCGCCTGCTGGAGCGGTGCGATGGCGTGGTGGTGGCGGCGGAGAACAGTCGCCATTACCCCGTGGTGTTGGCCGCCCTGCAGGCGGGGAAACACGTCCTGTGCGAGAAGCCCTTGGCTGGGGCGGCGAGCCGGGCCCGGGATCTGGTGGCCCGGGCCCAGCGGCTGGGGCGGGTCCTGGCGGTGGCCTTCGCCGTTCGCTTCAGCCCGGCGGCCATTCGCTTGAAAACTCTGATGAACAATGGAGCTCTCGGGGCCCTTGTCGCTGCGGTGGGGGCCAATTGCGGAAAAATGCCCGGGGGTTGGTTCGCCCAGAAGGGGTTTGGAGGCGGTGCGATTTGGGACCACGCCGTCCACCTGATCGATTTATTGCGCTGGATGACGGGGGATGAGGTCAAGTTTGTGTTCGCGCGGTCCGCCACCCTTTTCCATCCGGACATTGAAGTGGAGGACGCCGCTCATTTGCAGTTGAGATTTTCAAGGGGATGGATCGCCGGGCTCGATCCCAGCTGGTCCAGGCCGGCGTCATATCCCACCTGGGGCGGGCTTCAGCTTCGCCTCGTGGGGGAAAAGGGCACGGCGGAGATGGACGCCTTTTCCGAGTTTGTCAAGGAGTATGGGGAACAGGGGGTGCACCGGCGGATCTACGGGGATGACCCCTATATATGTATGGTAGAGGCCTTTGTCGAGGCGGTGCGGGCCGGTCGCATGCCACCGGAGAGCCCTTTGGCCCCGGCGGAGGACGGGTGGGCGGTGGAGCGGGTGGTGGAAGCGGCGTATCGGTCCGCCCGGATCGGGCGGGAGGTCGCCCTGTGACAGGGAAGATTCTGGACCGCAGGATTGCCGAAGTGAAGTCCCTTCGGGACCGGTGCAAGAGGAAGTCCGTTCGGGTGGTGAGAGAACACGGGTCGGAGGTGTGGTTGCCGTCGCGAAGGTGGAAGAAGCTGAACGAGCGGTTGGACGAGCTGTGGCGGGTGCGCCGAGAACAGACGAAGGCGTACCTGCGGACGGTGGCGAACCGGCTGTATCGGGAGTATGACGGGGTGTTTGTGGGGGATTACACGCCCCACGGCGGGGGGATCCACCGGGCGAGACATGATAGCCCCAAACCCAAACCCTGTGCAATGTGAGATTTGTGTAGGTTTAGGAGAGCAGGCCGCTGATGACCGCTGCAGGAGGAGCTGTTGCCCCTCCTGCTTCTTCAAGGATATTCTACCACGCCGGAATTCATACGTGCATCCGTACTGTGCCTTTTTTATACTGACCCGGCGGTGTTCGTTTCCTCACAACGGTCTCTCACGCCGAGACCTGTTCCAGGGCTTTTTTCGTGGTCCGCGGTCCTAGCCAGGCGATATCTGCGATGAGCACCAGCATGGCCAAAGCCACCACCCCGTACATCGCAGCGGCGCCCCGGGACTGGAGCAGGGGCACTAGAACGAAAGGCATCACCGCGCTGGTCAGCCGGCTGAGGCTGTAAGCGCTTCCCACCGCCGTCCCCCTGACCCTGGTGGGATAGATCTCCGCCTGGTACACGTGGAATGCGTTGGAGAAAATATTGCTCACCGCCGTGTACAAAAATCCGAAGATGAGAACACCAGCCGCCGATGTGCTGTACGCAAAGAGTAGGCCAAAGACGGCCATCCCAAAGGCCGTGCTGCAAATCCACGCCTTCCGTTCCCAACGTTCGATGATGGGAAGGGAAAGCAATGATCCGATGGGATAACCCAGAAACATGATTCCGGAGTACATGAGCGTATTCACGATGTCGAATCCCTTGTGAGCCAGCACCAAAGGCCCTAAGGACCCAAACCCGTAGTACCCTACCGTTTGGAGGATTTGAAACAACCAGAGCATAATGGTTCGCTTCCGGTACTCCCCGCGAAAGAGGTCGGCGATGGGAATCCGCTCACTCGGCTCCACGGCGAGGGGCTGGGGTGGCGGCAGGGTCCCGCGGCCTTCCTGAATTGCCGTTTCCTCCATCTGGGCGGCGTATCGCTCCGCCTCCTCCCGGCGTCCGTGGACCTCGAGCCAACGCGGTGATTCTGGCAAGCCTCGCCGGCCGATCCATACGAGGATGGCTCCCACTGCCCCGAGGATGAACACCCACCGCCATCCTGCCAATCCCAGTATCTGGGTGGGCACCAGCCAGCGGGCGATGAACCCGACCACTGGTACGGCACAGAAGCCGAGGGTGTACGCGATAGCAATATACCTCCCACGCACCCGAGCCGGCAGCATCTCGCTCAGATAGGCGTCGGACAGGGGTAGCTCCGCCCCCAGCCCCAAGCCGGCGATGATGCGACAGACCAGAATCCATTCGAAGCTTTGCCCGAATCCGGCCAAGAGGGTGAAAAGCGAATAAATCCCGAGATTGACCAGGTACATGGTCCTTCGGCCATAGCGGTCCGACAATCCTCCCAAGGTCGCGGCCCCGACAAACATGCCGATAAACCCGGCGGCGATGAAGGCGGACTGCTGGCCGGCACCGATACCGAAAGTCGATTTAAACACGTTCACCATGATTCCTGCCAAAAATACGTCGTATAAGTCGAAAAATACCCCGATGCCTACCAACCACATGAGCTTGCGGTGGAGCGAAGTCACCGGCAATCGGTCCAACCTCGCCGCAATTTGACCGTCCATTCCGACCCCCCCTACTTTTATCGCGTTACGGAAAAATTCAAACGCATCGCTAAAGATTTGTCAATATCCGCAGGCGCCTGGTGGGGGCAATCATAACCGATATCGTCAGAACTCTCTCTTGACCTGGTTTTTTAGACTTCCGTATAATTCGGGTGTGAATCAATGGGGTCAGGGTTTTTCGGAGGAGGGAGGGACTGTGACACTTCAGGCCAATCCCGAGACCCTCCGGCGGGCGGCGTCTTTCCTTCCCGCCGCGGGGGCAGCCGTTCAGGGCCGGGATCAGGTGAAGGTTGGAGCCCTCAAGGAGATATCGATGGAAAATCCCCCCGAAGGCCATTTGGTTGGAGGATGGAACGACCGTGTGGTCAAAAAAGGAAGAGTAAAACGGCACGATAGCAGAACAATCATCCGGGCCGGGCGGGGGGCCCATGGCCCGGATGAGGCCGGGTTCACACCGACTCAGCCCATCGCCCGCTCCGAAAAATCGGCACGGTCTCCCCGGACCGGGTTTCGGCGTCGATGTCCATTTGGTCGGATCCGACCATAAAATCCACGTGCACCAGGCTCTGGTTGAGCCCCGCCGCCCGCCAGGCGGCTCGATCGAGATCATGTCCGCCCTCAATGAGGGGGTAGGCGTTCCCGATGGCCAGATGGCACGAGGCGTTCTCGTCGAACAGGGTGTTGTAGAAGAGTCGCCCCCGCTGGAAGATGGGCGAATCCACCGGGACCAAGGAAATCTCCCCGAGATATCGACTGCCCTCGTCTGTCTCTACGATGTGGCGCAGGGCGTTTTCGCCCCGGTCCGCCGTGGCTTCCACGATCTTCCCCTTTTCAAAGCGCAACCGGATGCCCTCAATCAAGGAGCCGTTGTGGTTGAGGGGCATGGTGCTGGACACGGTGCCTTCAACGCCCTCCCGAAGCGGCACCGTATACACTTCTTCGGTGGGGATGTTCGCCACGAAGGCCACCCCTTGGGGCGTTTGGTTCGACGCCGCGGCCCAATAGTGGGTTTCCGGCAACTCAACGGTGAGGTTCGTCCCGGGAGCGCGGTAATGGAGGCGGTGGATCCGAAGGTCTGTCAACCACTGCGCCCGCTTCTTCAAATTCTCCAAATGCTCCCGCCACGCCCCCACGGGATCCGGCCCGTCCGCCCGGGAGCAGATCAGGATGTCGTTCCACAGGGCGTCGAGACGATGTTCCGGCGGCAGCTCCGGAAAGACCTTGTCGGCCCAGGCCTGGGTCGGTGCGGACATGAGGGACCAGGCGTACTCGTCGTTCGTCCGCTTATCGTTAAAGGGCCGGAAAATCTCCGCCTGGGCGTTGAGGAAGGCCGTCACTTGCTTTGGATCGATCCCGGCAAACAGGTCCGGGTCCGTGGCGGGCAGGGCCAAATACACGGCCCCCTCGTCGGCCAGGCGCTGCACCCATTCCACCTGGTGGCGGGCCCGGGATTTAAAGGTTTCCAGATCCCCCCGCAAAATGGTCTCCCGCACCCACCATTCGTCCCCCCAGTCCACGTGGACAAACTTCGCTCCCGCCTCGTACCCCACTTCCGTCAACATCCGGGCGAATTCCACGTGTTCCGGCAGCACCTGGCGAATTCCGTAGCCGATCACCAGGTGTTGCCCCGGTTGCAGGTTCACCCCGACTTTGACCGCTAACTCCGCGTATTTGCGCAACTGGTCGCGCAGTGCATTCCCCGTCAACATGGGCTCGGCCTCCCTCGCTGAAACAGTTTCCGACTTTTCCATTATAACCCGATCTTACCCCCAATCGGAGGACACAGGCAGACATTGGCGTGGGAGCAGGTAATGCGGACCTCCGGTGGTGACGGTGGTGGCAATGGCAACAGGGGAGTGAGACGGGTGCCAGACAGGCACCTTTTTTTGCAACAGCGTCGGGCGTGTTCTGTTATACTACACTTGAGTGGAGAATGAATGACGGGTAAAGGAGGACAAGCGTTGATTACGCCACTGACGCCACTGGATTGGAAACGCCGTGCCGTGAAACTCTATCCAGACAAGATCGCAGTGATTGACGAGGACAAACGATTCACGTACCGGGAGTTTGATGACCGGGTGAACCGCCTCTCGAATGCTCTCCGCAAACTTGGGGTGGCGGCGGGCACAAAAGTTGCTGTGATGGTGCCCAACACCCATCCAATGCTCGAATGCTTTTACGGGATTTGTCAAATGGGAGCGGTGATTGTACCCCTCAACATCCGCCTCAATCCCGATGAGCTCGGGTACGTCATCGACCACAGCGATTCCGAAGTGGTCATCGTCGATGCGGAATGGGGCGAACGGATTCACGACATTCGTTCCCGGCTGCCGAAGGTCCGCCAGTATATCCAGATCGACTCCGGCTTCTCCTCCCCGTTGGAAGCCATGGATTACGAGGCCCTTTTGGCCGAATCTTCCCCCGAGCCGATCGATGTGGAAATCGATGAGAACCAGACGATCAGCATTAACTACACCAGCGGCACCACGTCGAAACCCAAAGGGGTGGTCATGACCCACCGAGGGAATTATCTGAATGCCGCCGATTTTCTTTTTCATCTTCGAGTGTCTCATGATGACGTGTACCTGCACACCCTGCCCATGTTTCACGCCAACGGCTGGGGTGGGGTCTGGGCGATCACGGCCGTAGGGGCGACCCACGTCTGCCTGCGCAAGGTGGATCCGGTGAAGATCCTGAACCTCTACGAGAAAGAGGGGATCACCCTGGCCTGTGGGGCTCCCACGGTGCTCAGTATGTTGGTCCAAGCCCCGAACGTGGAACAGGTGCGCATCACCACCCGGCCTCGGATGGGGACGGCCGGTTCACCTCCCCCCGCTGCCATCATCGACCGGGTGCAAAAATACCTCCACATGGAAGTCATCCACGTTTACGGGCTCACGGAGACTTCCCCTTTTATCAGCTACTGCGAGTGGCGCAAGGAATTCGAGAGCTTGTCGCCGGAGGAACAGGCGGTTCTCAAGGCCCGCCAAGGGGTCGAGATGGTTTTCAGCGGGGAAACGAAGGTGGTTCGGGAGGACGGTTCCGAGGTGGAGTGGAACGGTCGGGAGATCGGGGAGATCGTGGCCCGGGGCAACGTGGTCATGGAAGGGTATTACAAGCAGCCCGAGGAGACGGCTCGGGCGATCCGGGACGGTTGGTTCCACAGCGGCGATCTCGCCGTGGTGCACCCGAACGGATTTATCGAGATCGTCGACCGGCTCAAAGATGTGATTATTTCCGGCGGTGAAAACATTTCTTCGGTGGAAGTGGAAGGGGTGCTCTATCAACACCCGGCGGTGTCGGATGTCGGGGTCGTGGCCCGGCCCGACGAGCGGTGGGGTGAGGTGCCGGTGGCGCTTGTGGTGGTGAAACCGGGCCATCAAGTTACCGCGGAAGAACTGAACGAATTCTGCCGGGCGCGCCTGGCCCACTTTAAGTGCCCGAAAGACTACGAGTTCGTGGACGAGCTTCCCCGCACGGCCACGGGAAAACTGCAGAAATTCAAGCTTCGGGAGCGGTACTGGTCCGGCCGGGACAAGCGCGTGCAATGATTTCGCGCGTCCAGAACCGACCTTTGTCGAGTCCCGTGGGGAGCCCTTTGGGCTCCTCCTGCCTGTCCGCCCCGGGACCTGTCCCGCGCCCGGGCGGTCTTCCCTGCTTCTCCATACAATGGTCACAGCAGGGAGGGATCGTCGGTGGTGAATCGGTACCAGGAAGTGCTGGCGAAAGTCGGGGCGGGGAGCGCCCATCCCGGTGGCTTTGCCCTGACAAAAAAATGGATCGGTCAATTGTCCCTCGGCCCGGATACCCGGGTCCTGGACGTGGGTTGCGGCACGGGGCGCACAGCCTGTTACATGGCAAAACGGTTTGGCTGTCAGGTGACAGGTCTTGACCTTCAGCCACTGATGATTCGAAAGGCCCGGCGTCGGGCCCGCCTGGAAGGCGTTGCGGCGGAGTTCGTCCCGGGGGATTTGCTCGCCCCTCCCTTCGACGAGGCGTCTTTTGATTGGGTGATCGCCGAATCGGTGACGGTGTTCGTGTCCCGGGAGAAGGCCGTGGAGCAGTACCGAAAGCTTTTGGTGCCGGGGGGCGGAGTCCTGGACGTGGAAATGGCGGCCAGACACGCCCTGCCCGCCGAGACCGCCCGGGCGATCGAGGATCTGTACGGAGTGAAGGATTTACCACTCTATGGGGATTGGGAGGCGTTGTACCGTCGGGTTGGATTCTCGGACGTGCGACTCGTCGAGGCCCGGAGAATCGACCTGAATCGGGCTTTGAAGGACGAATGGGACGACCCGGATCGATGGGATCTGGGATCCACCGCCCTGGACGACGCCGAAGTCCGGGAGGTGCTCCGGGCTAACACCGAGCTGATGGCGCGACACGCAAAGCACTTAGGTTATGTGGTGGTGACCGGACGAAAACCGGCGAAGTGACAGACTGGCGAAGGGGTTTCAACGGACTTCGATGACCGGGAAGGGCTGTGGCCCTTCAGAAAAAAAGCCGCAGCCCGTAAAAGGCCAGGGGCAGCCACCAAAACCGGTTCCGACCGGCCAGAAAACCGAGGAACCCCCGGGATGAGCCGGACTCGGCGGAAGACTCGGCCGAAGGGGAAGGTGGCGCTCCACCGGGATTTTGGCCGAACCAGGGTCCCGCCGGCTGTACAGTTCCATGCAGGGGCGTAAAGGGCGGCCCCGGCGCCCAACCGTCTGCAGCGGGGGGATCGGGTGCAGGGGGCCGTCCCCGGCCTCTAAGCATAGGCATAAGTCGGAAT
This region includes:
- the hisB gene encoding imidazoleglycerol-phosphate dehydratase HisB, whose amino-acid sequence is MARRGEIHRTTGETDIRLMLDLDGEGRRSLELPVPFLKHMLDLFAKHGRFDLTVQATGDTEVDDHHTVEDIGICLGEAFARAVGDKRGIRRYGTRYAPMDETLARAVVDVSGRGMLVFRADFPMERVGIFSVELVEEFFRAFAHHAGVTLHLEVLYGRNAHHMVEGLFKAFAGALREAVLLDGPMEVPSTKGVL
- the hisH gene encoding imidazole glycerol phosphate synthase subunit HisH produces the protein MIAVIDYGMGNLHSVAKGFAKVGVEARVTSDPRAVVEADGVVLPGVGAFGDAMFNLRHLGMLDAIRRVVKEGRPLLGICLGMQLLFSESEEHGRHVGLHLIPGKVRRFQGDFKIPHMGWNDLTIRRPDHPLVDGVKNGDFVYFVHSYYAEPQDPGVVVADTDYHVQVPAIVAKDQVMGMQFHPEKSSDIGLRMLRNFADLCGERVGQA
- the hisA gene encoding 1-(5-phosphoribosyl)-5-[(5-phosphoribosylamino)methylideneamino]imidazole-4-carboxamide isomerase, coding for MTESAEFQLYPAIDLSDGRAVRLRYGDYGQMTVYGDDPVAVARRWRDEGAGWLHVVDLDGAKEGHPMHLPLIGRMVEAAGLSVQVGGGIRDGESLRALFSLGVARCVLGTAALENPVWMKEVLAEYGERIVVGLDARDGKVAVRGWLQNTGVAAVELGRRLKEWGARRALFTDIRRDGAMAGPNGRAAAELAEETGLLVIASGGVRHLGDIQRLYALRHRGVAGAVAGRALYTGDLSLKEATAWLRSGPTDHEMEDEWDEPSPAEDGSEGVRYGGEGGRVC
- the hisF gene encoding imidazole glycerol phosphate synthase subunit HisF, with product MLTRRIVPCFDVKNGRVVKNVSFLTNERDAGDPVELARYYDESGADELVLLDISASVEGRATMVDVVARTAAEVFIPLTVGGGITSVDDIRVLLKAGADKVSINTGAVKHPQLVLEAAKRYGQQCIVVAIDGKYDGQKGDWEVLINGGRTRTGLSAVEWAKKMENLGAGEILLTSFDQDGRKDGYDLTFTRVISESVNIPVIASGGAGKKEHFYEVFTKGKADAALAASIFHFKETTIQEVKRYLRQKGVPVR
- the hisIE gene encoding bifunctional phosphoribosyl-AMP cyclohydrolase/phosphoribosyl-ATP diphosphatase HisIE, translated to MIDPEALSFDEKGLIPAVVQDARTGEVLTVAYMNREALERTLAEKETWFWSRSRAVLWHKGETSGNTQRVVEVRVDCDGDALLVRVEPAGPACHTGERTCFYRSLGEPDEEEGADRSPGGPPQTVLAELWETIDERYRTRPEGSYTTYLFEQGLDKILKKIGEEATETIVAAKGKTGEPDLAEVRYESADLLYHLMVLWRQVGLQPEEVWGELQGRHLVKDVSPRKGPGFKRRDQ
- a CDS encoding Gfo/Idh/MocA family protein, coding for MLGVAVLGYGTMGRVHVEALRRIQGVRVVGIYTRRPVPGVWPAPRYDEMKPLVARKDVHVVDICLPTHLHLEAVQLAAECGKHIFLEKPLVRRPEQVPAIRDAIKRAGVQLMVGHVLRFFPEYQQLHRIALARGAKGVAGAARRSSMPAGEDDWYGDVGKSGGVVLDLSIHDFDFCRWTLGPVREVFCRTAAGGRYALTTLVHDNGSLSHIEGSWLDAPGLTMEFELAGKGYLLQYSSAAAVPLRVWTRGDDGAAAGAFRLPLGKTPYQRELEAFFDSLRRNEAPPVTWEAALESAAVAWAALRSAESRRPVSPKEVVS
- a CDS encoding Gfo/Idh/MocA family protein, with the protein product MNPVRMAVLSGAHVHADTYVSTLRQLPGAELVGIWDHVLHRGRDLAERHGVLFEADLDRLLERCDGVVVAAENSRHYPVVLAALQAGKHVLCEKPLAGAASRARDLVARAQRLGRVLAVAFAVRFSPAAIRLKTLMNNGALGALVAAVGANCGKMPGGWFAQKGFGGGAIWDHAVHLIDLLRWMTGDEVKFVFARSATLFHPDIEVEDAAHLQLRFSRGWIAGLDPSWSRPASYPTWGGLQLRLVGEKGTAEMDAFSEFVKEYGEQGVHRRIYGDDPYICMVEAFVEAVRAGRMPPESPLAPAEDGWAVERVVEAAYRSARIGREVAL
- a CDS encoding MFS transporter, with the protein product MDGQIAARLDRLPVTSLHRKLMWLVGIGVFFDLYDVFLAGIMVNVFKSTFGIGAGQQSAFIAAGFIGMFVGAATLGGLSDRYGRRTMYLVNLGIYSLFTLLAGFGQSFEWILVCRIIAGLGLGAELPLSDAYLSEMLPARVRGRYIAIAYTLGFCAVPVVGFIARWLVPTQILGLAGWRWVFILGAVGAILVWIGRRGLPESPRWLEVHGRREEAERYAAQMEETAIQEGRGTLPPPQPLAVEPSERIPIADLFRGEYRKRTIMLWLFQILQTVGYYGFGSLGPLVLAHKGFDIVNTLMYSGIMFLGYPIGSLLSLPIIERWERKAWICSTAFGMAVFGLLFAYSTSAAGVLIFGFLYTAVSNIFSNAFHVYQAEIYPTRVRGTAVGSAYSLSRLTSAVMPFVLVPLLQSRGAAAMYGVVALAMLVLIADIAWLGPRTTKKALEQVSA
- a CDS encoding aminopeptidase, which produces MLTGNALRDQLRKYAELAVKVGVNLQPGQHLVIGYGIRQVLPEHVEFARMLTEVGYEAGAKFVHVDWGDEWWVRETILRGDLETFKSRARHQVEWVQRLADEGAVYLALPATDPDLFAGIDPKQVTAFLNAQAEIFRPFNDKRTNDEYAWSLMSAPTQAWADKVFPELPPEHRLDALWNDILICSRADGPDPVGAWREHLENLKKRAQWLTDLRIHRLHYRAPGTNLTVELPETHYWAAASNQTPQGVAFVANIPTEEVYTVPLREGVEGTVSSTMPLNHNGSLIEGIRLRFEKGKIVEATADRGENALRHIVETDEGSRYLGEISLVPVDSPIFQRGRLFYNTLFDENASCHLAIGNAYPLIEGGHDLDRAAWRAAGLNQSLVHVDFMVGSDQMDIDAETRSGETVPIFRSGRWAESV